The bacterium DNA window CTCTAATTGTTCTTGCCGAAGGCGCAGGTAAAGCTCGCGAAGCAGCACAACATTTGCAGGAAAAATTACCCAAACGGGAAATCAGAGTTTCGGTTTTAGGATATATTCAAAGAGGCGGAAAACCGACTTCTGCTACCAGAAATCTTGCTACAAAATTTGGTGTAGAAGCAGTTAAAATGTTAAATGAAGGACATCATGGTTCTATGGTTGGCTTGAAAGGCGTGGAAATAGTTCGCGTGCCGTTAAGTGAAGTGATTTCCCAATCGAAATCTCTTCCGTTGGAAAACCTTGATATTGTTCGGTTAATGGATATTTAATCGGAACTGTATTCCGATATCTTAAATTGCGGAATTTATTCCACAAAATAACAAAATATTGTTATAATCACTTCATTGTAGGACGGAAATAACTATGAATAAAAATATAAAAGTAATCGTGTCCGGAGTTGCCGGGAAAATGGGTGTAGCCATTATCGGACTAATACCTTTATATGAAAACCTAGTTCTTACAGGTGCTATAGAAAAACAAGGGCATCCTTTAATAGACCAAGATATATACTGTATTTCTCGTAAAATAAAAGGCATAACAATTCTTGACGATTTACGGGATGCTATAGGAAATGCAGATGTAATTATTGAATTTAGCACTCCAGAAATAACGCTAAAACATCTGGAGATTACCGCATCCTATCCCGACAGAGCTTTTATAATAGGCACAACAGGTTTCACTAAAGAACAAGAAGCTAAAATAAAAGAATATGCAAAAAAAATTATATGTATTAAAGCTCCTAATATGAGTACCGGCATGAATCTCCTATTCAATACTGTTGGTAAAGTAGCCAAAGTTTTAGGTGAAGATTACGATACTGAAATCGTGGAAATTCATCATAAAGCTAAAGTTGATGTTCCATCGGGAACAGCTAAAAAATTAGGTGAAGTAATTGCTCAAGCTCACGGCAAAAGTTATGATGAAATAGTCAACTTAGGAAGAAAAACCCCCGGACCAAAACAAAAAGGCGAAGTTGGAATGCATTCCGTAAGAGCCGGTAGCATCATAGGTGAACACAAAGTCATATTTGCAGGCGGCGGAGAACATATAGAAATAGTTCATAGAGCTGAAAGTCGGGACGCATTTGCGCACGGAGCTTTAAAAGCAGCGCAGTGGGTTGTTGGTAAAAACCCGGGACTCTATAGCATGGAAGATGTGCTGGGTTTATGAAATCTGACC harbors:
- a CDS encoding 4-hydroxy-tetrahydrodipicolinate reductase; this translates as MNKNIKVIVSGVAGKMGVAIIGLIPLYENLVLTGAIEKQGHPLIDQDIYCISRKIKGITILDDLRDAIGNADVIIEFSTPEITLKHLEITASYPDRAFIIGTTGFTKEQEAKIKEYAKKIICIKAPNMSTGMNLLFNTVGKVAKVLGEDYDTEIVEIHHKAKVDVPSGTAKKLGEVIAQAHGKSYDEIVNLGRKTPGPKQKGEVGMHSVRAGSIIGEHKVIFAGGGEHIEIVHRAESRDAFAHGALKAAQWVVGKNPGLYSMEDVLGL